Genomic segment of Ewingella sp. CoE-038-23:
CGGCGGCGTTCCTCAGCCTGACCGCGATGGCTTCATGAGTAAGACGCTCTATCTGGCGCTGCAACACCAATTCACCGAAGAAGTCGGGGGTTTTGCTCGGGCTTATGGCTATGACAATCGCACGGCCTATGATGGTTATTACACCCCTGACAGTCCGTTAATCGATACCCGTCAGCTCTACAGCCGCACCTATGATACGGGCCTGCGCTATGAAGATGGGATTTACGCCACTCAGCTGATTGGCAGTTATAGCCACGTGAAAGACTATAACTATGATCCGAGATACGGGCAGTATGACTCTTCCGCTTCATTAGATGACTCAGACCAGTACAACCTGCAATGGGGCAACACCCTCCAAGTGTGGAAAGGGCAGGTAAGTGCAGGTTTGGATTGGCAGCGACTTACCACCGAGCCGGGCACCAGCTATCTTAATGATGGCTATAGCCAGCGTAATACCGGCGTTTATCTGACAACACAGCAGAAAATTAGCGACTTCACCCTTGAGGGCGCGGTGCGCAGTGATGATAACTCGCAGTTTGGCCAGCACACGACGTGGCAGAGCAGCGCCGCGTGGGAGTTTATCGACGGATATCGCCTGATAACTTCCTATGGAACGGCGTTTAAAGCCCCCAACCTGAGCCAGCTCTATAGCGGTTTTTATGGCGACCCAAATCTGAAACCTGAAGAAAGCAAGCAGTGGGAAGCCGGGCTGGAAGGTTTGACGGGGCCTCTGGATTGGCGTTTATCCGCTTATCGTAACGATATCGATCAGTTAATCGATTTCAACAGTCAGGGGACTTATTACAATATTAATAAGGCCACGATTAAAGGCGTGGAGTGGACAGGTAATTTCGATACCGGCCCATTACATCACGCCATCACCTTGGAATATCTGGATCCACGCAATTCTGAAACTAACGCAATATTGGTACGCCGAGCCAAACAACAGGCGAAATACCAGATTGACTGGAATGTGGCGCAGATCGATTGGTCGATTAACTACCAATACTTGGGACAGCGTTACGATACGGACTTTGGCTCATATCCTTACCAGACGGTTAAACTCGGCGGCGTCAGTTTATGGGATCTCGCCGCGTCATATCCTGTCACCTCACATTTAACCGTTCGTGGTAGAATTGCCAACTTGTTTGATAAAGATTACGAGACGGTTTATGGCTACGAAACACCAGGACGTGAATACTTCCTCTCTGGAAGCTATACCTTCTGATAGCTCGATAACGTCTGGCCGTCCGACGGCGCTGGTATTTGACTCCGGCGTCGGCGGATTGTCTGCTTATCATGAGGTCCGGCAGATGCTGCCGGACCTCCACTATATCTATGCTTTCGACAATGTGGCTTTCCCCTATGGCGAGAAGTCCGAAGAGTTTATTGTCGAGCGAGTGGTCGAGATAGTCAGCGCGGTCGCTAAGCGTCATCCCCTTTCTATTATTGTTATCGCCTGTAATACCGCGAGT
This window contains:
- the btuB gene encoding TonB-dependent vitamin B12 receptor BtuB; translation: MTIKKHALLTVLSVTAFSGWAQDNTSSDNNDNLVVTANRFPQPVSSVLAPTDVVTREDIDRWQSKSVVDVLRRLPGVDIAQNGGMGQLSSLFVRGTNSSHTLVLIDGVRLNQAGISGSTDLSQIPIALVQRIEFIRGPRSAVYGSDAIGGVVNIITTRDKDGTTLGAGIGSNGYQNYNGSTQQKLGENTTVTAAGDYTYTRGIDVVADGNNGGVPQPDRDGFMSKTLYLALQHQFTEEVGGFARAYGYDNRTAYDGYYTPDSPLIDTRQLYSRTYDTGLRYEDGIYATQLIGSYSHVKDYNYDPRYGQYDSSASLDDSDQYNLQWGNTLQVWKGQVSAGLDWQRLTTEPGTSYLNDGYSQRNTGVYLTTQQKISDFTLEGAVRSDDNSQFGQHTTWQSSAAWEFIDGYRLITSYGTAFKAPNLSQLYSGFYGDPNLKPEESKQWEAGLEGLTGPLDWRLSAYRNDIDQLIDFNSQGTYYNINKATIKGVEWTGNFDTGPLHHAITLEYLDPRNSETNAILVRRAKQQAKYQIDWNVAQIDWSINYQYLGQRYDTDFGSYPYQTVKLGGVSLWDLAASYPVTSHLTVRGRIANLFDKDYETVYGYETPGREYFLSGSYTF